The Setaria viridis chromosome 6, Setaria_viridis_v4.0, whole genome shotgun sequence genome contains a region encoding:
- the LOC117860989 gene encoding uncharacterized protein, with amino-acid sequence MGSRYEVEVTVGSASNLKNVNWRNGDLKPYAVLWVDDGPKCSTRVDLDNGENPVWDDKLVVPLPPPSAARLDDAVLCIDVVHANAAEGVKPLVGSARLPLRDVLDDAGIGAKVSRTLTLKRPSGRPQGRLDVRVAVREAARYYDPNPYPAPGYGNPAGAGSRDPYYAGGGQAPYGQPAYAAPPAGYPAGGSATYGGGYGAAAAPPPAAYGAVGGDPAAYGAAPATAAPGKSSKMGMGTGLAVGAAAGVLGGLALAGGASYLEDKLEDHVAEKVEEDLYAGGDDGDYDDDY; translated from the coding sequence ATGGGCTCCCGCTACGAGGTTGAGGTGACGGTGGGTTCCGCCAGCAACCTCAAGAACGTCAACTGGCGCAACGGCGACCTCAAGCCCTACGCCGTGCTCTGGGTCGACGACGGCCCCAAGTGCTCCACCCGCGTCGACCTCGACAACGGCGAGAACCCCGTCTGGGACGACAAGCTCGTCGTcccgctccctcctccctccgccgcccgcctcgaCGACGCCGTCCTCTGCATCGACGTCGTCCACGCCAACGCCGCCGAGGGTGTCAAGCCGCTCGTCGGATCCGCGCGCCTCCCGCTCCGCGACGTCCTCGACGACGCCGGCATCGGGGCCAAGGTCTCCCGCACCCTCACGCTCAAGCGCCCCTCCGGCAGGCCCCAGGGCCGCCTCGACGTCCGCGTCGCCGTCCGCGAGGCCGCGCGCTACTACGACCCCAACCCCTACCCGGCGCCGGGGTACGGAAACCCCGCCGGAGCAGGCTCGCGTGACCCGTACTACGCGGGAGGGGGACAGGCGCCGTACGGCCAGCCGGCgtacgccgcgccgccggcgggctaCCCGGCCGGTGGTTCTGCTACTTACGGCGGTGGCTACggagctgccgccgctccccctCCGGCGGCGTACGGGGCGGTTGGTGGTGATCCCGCGGCGTACGGTGCCGCTCCAGCCACGGCTGCTCCCGGGAAGAGCAGCAAGATGGGGATGGGGACGGGGCTGGCGgtaggcgcggcggcgggggtgctgGGCGGGCTGGCGCTGGCGGGGGGAGCAAGCTACCTGGAGGACAAGCTGGAGGACCACGTCGCCgagaaggtggaggaggacctgtacgccggcggcgacgatggtGACTACGACGACGACTACTAG
- the LOC117860987 gene encoding puromycin-sensitive aminopeptidase, which translates to MARRLISPAAACRGCGFVNAGFLGAFSSFHYQSLPSCSSKRSSPVKNCFSYRTGLRKEGSRWIRSEPFLSVNSTKFVGKRTSCSVATEPPPAATEEPEMDAPKEIFLKDYKKPDYLFDTVDLQFQLGEDKTIVTSNIVVSPGVEGISAPLVLHGCDLKLLSIKVNGTELKGEEYAVNSRHLTLLTPPAGAFNLEIVTEIYPQLNTSLEGLYKSTGNFCTQCEAEGFRKITYFQDRPDVMAKYTCRIEADKTLYPVLLSNGNLIQQGDLEGGKHYALWEDPFKKPSYLFALVAGQLGCREDSFVTCTGRNVTLRIWTPAQDLPKTAHAMYSLKAAMKWDEEVFGLEYDLDLFNIVVVPDFNMGAMENKSLNIFQSRLVLASPETATDGDYAAILGVVGHEYFHNWTGNRVTCRDWFQLTLKEGLTVFRDQEFSSDLGCRTVKRIADVSKLRIYQFPQDAGPMAHPIRPHSYIKMDNFYTVTVYEKGAEVVRMYKTMFGASGFRKGMDLYFQRHDGQAVTCEDFYAAMCDANNAQLPNFLQWYSQAGTPTVKVASSYDPSSQTFSLKLSQDVPPTPGQLDKEPMFIPVAVGLVDSTGKDMPLTSVYSDGTLQTLSSDGQPVFTTVLQFKKKEEEFIFQNVPEKPVPSLLRGYSAPVRLDSDLSESDLFFLLANDSDEFNRWEAGQVLARKLMLSLVADFKQQKTLVLNPKFVDGLRSILRNTSLDKEFIAKAITLPGQGEIMDMMAVADPDAVHAVRNFIKKELASQLKDDLLAAVTSNRSSEPYTFNHDSMARRALKNTCLAYLASLNEPDVTELALHEYKTATNMTEQFAALAALSQNPGQVRDDALLDFYNKWQNEYLVVSKWFALQATSDIPGNVVNVEKLLSHPAFDMRNPNKVYSLIGGFCGSPVNFHAKDGSGYKFLGEVVLQLDKINPQVASRMVSAFSRWRRYDETRQALAKAQLEMIVSANGLSENVYEIASKSLAD; encoded by the exons ATGGCGCGTCGCCTCATTAGCCCCGCAGCGGCGTGCCGAGGCTGCGGTTTCGTTAACGCCGGCTTTCTCGGCgccttctcctctttccat TATCAAAGCTTGCCATCGTGCTCATCCAAGCGAAGTTCGCCAGTGAAGAACTGCTTTAGCTACCGTACTGGTTTAAGGAAAGAG GGTTCACGTTGGATAAGGTCCGAGCCTTTCTTGTCAGTAAAT AGTACAAAGTTCGTCGGCAAGAGGACATCCTGTTCAGTTGCAACAGAGCCGCCTCCGGCTGCAACCGAAGAACCAGAGATGGACGCTCCCAAGGAGATATTCTTGAAAGATTACAAGAAACCTGATTATTTGTTTGACACG GTGGATTTGCAATTTCAACTTGGTGAAGACAAGACCATAGTTACATCTAACATAGTTGTATCTCCTGGTGTTGAAG GCATCTCAGCTCCACTAGTTCTTCATGGGTGTGACCTGAAACTATTATCAATCAAAGTCAATGGCACCGAACTAAAG GGTGAAGAGTATGCAGTCAATTCACGCCATCTGACGCTTTTAACACCACCTGCTGGTGCattcaacttggaaattgttacTGAAATATATCCTCAGCTAAACACATCTTTGGAG GGGCTGTACAAGTCGACTGGCAACTTTTGCACTCAGTGTGAAGCAGAAGGGTTCCGGAAGATTACCTACTTTCAG GATCGTCCAGATGTTATGGCAAAATATACTTGCCGCATTGAAGCTGATAAAACTTTGTATCCAGTATTGTTGTCCAATGGGAATCTTATTCAGCAGGGAGACCTTGAG GGTGGAAAGCATTATGCATTGTGGGAGGATCCCTTCAAGAAACCAAGCTACCTATTTGCTCTAGTTGCTGGTCAGTTGGGATGCCGGGAGGATTCATTTGTTACATGCACCGGCCGCAATGTAACACTCAGAATTTGGACTCCTGCCCAAGATTTACCAAAAACAGCACATGCTATGTATTCTCTTAAAGCAGCAATGAAGTGGGATGAGGAG GTTTTTGGTCTCGAGTATGATCTCGATTTATTCAACATTGTTGTTGTTCCTGATTTCAATAT GGGAGCAATGGAGAACAAGAGCTTGAAC ATATTCCAATCTAGACTTGTGTTGGCATCACCTGAGACTGCCACTGATGGTGATTATGCTGCAATTTTGGGTGTCGTTGGACATGAG TATTTCCACAACTGGACTGGGAATAG AGTAACTTGTCGTGATTGGTTCCAGCTAACCCTGAAAGAAGGACTGACAGTCTTCAGGGATCAG GAGTTCTCGTCAGATCTCGGTTGTCGTACAGTAAAACGCATCGCTGATGTCTCCAAACTCAGAATCTATCAATTCCCTCAG GATGCTGGGCCTATGGCACATCCTATTCGCCCCCATTCCTATATCAAG ATGGACAACTTCTATACTG TCACG GTTTACGAGAAG GGTGCTGAAGTTGTCAGAATGTACAAGACCATGTTTGGAGCATCAGGGTTCCGAAAG GGCATGGATCTTTATTTTCAAAGGCATGATGGACAAGCTGTCACTTGTGAAGACTTCTATGCAGCAATGTGTGATGCAAATAATGCACAACTGCCAAACTTTTTACAATG GTACTCTCAAGCAGGTACACCTACAGTCAAGGTGGCATCTTCATATGATCCTAGTTCTCAGACATTCTCTTTAAAACTTAG CCAAGATGTGCCACCCACTCCTGGCCAACTAGACAAGGAGCCTATGTTCATACCTGTTGCTGTTGGACTTGTTGACTCTACTGGAAAAGATATGCCCCTAACTTCTGTTTACAGCGATGGAACTCTCCAAACACTCTCTAGTGATGGTCAGCCAGTCTTCACCACTGTGCTTCAATTTAAAAAG AAGGAAGAAGAGTTCATATTTCAAAATGTTCCTGAGAAGCCAGTTCCTTCTTTATTGAGGGGATATAGCGCTCCTGTCCGTCTTGATTCTGATCTGAGTGAGAGCGACCTATTTTTCTTACTTGCCAATGACTCGGATGAATTTAACAG ATGGGAAGCTGGCCAAGTTTTGGCACGTAAGTTGATGCTCAGTCTCGTAGCGGACTTCAAGCAACAGAAAACACTGGTCCTAAATCCAAAATTTGTTGATGGACTTAGATCAATTCTGCGCAACACGAGCTTGGACAAG GAATTCATTGCGAAAGCAATAACTTTGCCTGGTCAAGGGGAGATTATGGATATGATGGCAGTTGCAGATCCTGATGCAGTTCATGCTGTCCGTAACTTTATTAAGAAGGAGCTCGCCTCGCAACTTAAAGATGATCTTCTTGCAGCT GTGACAAGCAACAGGAGTTCCGAGCCTTACACTTTTAACCATGATAGTATGGCTCGCCGTGCATTGAAAAATACATGCCTTg CATACCTTGCATCCCTGAATGAGCCAGATGTCACTGAACTTGCACTGCATGAATACAAGACTGCAACTAACATGACAGAGCAGTTTGCTGCCTTAGCAGCACTATCTCAAAATCCAGGCCAAGTTCGTGATGACGCCCTTTTGGATTTCTATAACAAGTGGCAGAATGAATATTTG GTTGTAAGCAAGTGGTTTGCTCTTCAAGCTACTTCGGACATTCCTGGAAACGTGGTAAATGTTGAGAAGCTTCTGTCTCACCCTGCTTTTGACATGAGGAATCCCAACAAG gtgTACTCGTTAATCGGGGGATTCTGTGGGTCACCTGTGAACTTCCATGCAAAAGATGGCTCCGGGTACAAGTTCTTGGGTGAGGTTGTTTTGCAGCTTGACAAGATAAACCCTCAG GTGGCCTCCCGCATGGTTTCAGCATTCTCTAGGTGGAGGCGGTATGATGAGACCAGACAAGCTCTTGCTAAG GCCCAGCTGGAGATGATCGTGTCGGCCAATGGACTGTCTGAAAATGTGTACGAGATAGCTTCGAAGAGCTTGGCAGATTAG
- the LOC117860988 gene encoding protein DETOXIFICATION 35 codes for MQHQQQPLSGGGGGGGGGGQHEHQPQVADDTRPGTMQVADDTPPVRSAGDAARMVWAETKLLWGIGLPIGVSMLSMYAISSITQMFIGHLGNLPLAAASIGLSVFSTFALGFLLGMGSALETLCGQAFGAGQVDMLGVYLQRSWIILIASSFLIAPFFVFAEPLLLLIGQDPDVARESGRFTLYILPSVFAMAINFAAVKFLQAQSKVRAPAWIGLGALLANLLLNYLFVVVLGWGLPGAAAAYDVAHLAIALGQVAYIVGWCRDGWRGWSSAAFHDIWSFVRLSLESAVMLCLEIWYIGLITVLTGDLDDAQIAVDSLGICMNINGWEGMIFIGLNAAISVRVSNELGSGRPRAAWNAVMVVVVEALLIGLLCMALILIFRDSFSIIFTSDDNLRRAVSKIAGLLGLTMVLNSVQPVVTGVAIGGGWQGLVAYINLGCYYVFGLPLGFLLGYKLNFGVGGIWSGMLCGIAVQTLILLIVVWRTDWKAEAAQAASRVQKWGGKATDQLNKPLLE; via the exons atgcagcaccagcagcaaccgctaagcggaggaggaggaggaggaggaggaggaggccagcaCGAGCACCAGCCGCAGGTAGCCGACGACACGCGGCCCGGCACCATGCAGGTAGCCGACGACACGCCGCCGGTGCGTtccgccggcgacgcggcgcgcATGGTGTGGGCGGAGACGAAGCTCCTGTGGGGCATCGGGCTCCCCATCGGCGTGAGCATGCTGAGCATGTACGCCATCAGCTCCATCACCCAGATGTTCATCGGCCACCTCGGCAacctgccgctcgccgccgcctccatcggcCTCTCCGTCTTCTCCACCTTCGCgctcggcttcctcctcggcATGGGCAGCGCGCTCGAGACGCTCTGCGGCCAGGCCTTCGGGGCCGGCCAGGTCGACATGCTCGGCGTCTACCTCCAGCGCTCCTGGATCATCCTCATCGCCTCCAGCTTCCTCATCGCGCCATTCTTCGTCTTCGCCGAGCCGCTGCTCCTGCTCATCGGCCAGGACCCCGACGTCGCGCGCGAGTCCGGCAGGTTCACGCTCTACATCCTCCCCTCCGTCTTCGCCATGGCCATCAACTTCGCCGCCGTCAAGTTCCTCCAGGCGCAGAGCAAGGTGAGGGCGCCCGCCTGGATCGGCCTCGGGGCCCTCCTCGCCAACCTCCTCCTCAACTACCTCTTCGTCGTGGTCCTCGGCTGGggcctccccggcgccgccgccgcctacgaCGTCGCCCACCTGGCCATCGCGCTGGGGCAGGTGGCCTACATCGTCGGGTGGTGCAGGGACGGCTGGAGAGGGTGGTCGTCCGCCGCCTTCCACGACATCTGGTCCTTCGTCAGGCTGTCGCTCGAGTCCGCCGTCATGCTCTGCCTCGAGATATGGTACATCGGCCTCATCACCGTCCTCACCGGCGACCTCGACGACGCGCAGATCGCCGTGGACTCCCTCGGCATATGCATGAACATCAACGGGTGGGAGGGGATGATCTTCATCGGCCTCAACGCCGCCATCAGCGTCCGGGTCTCCAACGAGCTCGGCTCCGGCCGCCCCAGGGCAGCGTGGAACGCCGTCATGGTGGTCGTCGTCGAGGCGCTGCTCATCGGCCTCCTCTGCATGGCGCTCATACTCATCTTCAGGGACAGCTTCTCCATCATCTTCACCAGCGACGACAACCTGCGGCGCGCCGTGTCCAAGATCGCCGGCCTGCTGGGCCTCACCATGGTGCTCAACAGCGTGCAGCCGGTGGTGACGGGGGTGGCCATCGGCGGCGGATGGCAGGGCCTCGTCGCCTACATCAACCTCGGCTGCTACTACGTCTTCGGGCTGCCGCTGGGGTTCCTTCTCGGATACAAGCTCAACTTTGGAGTCGGG GGGATTTGGTCCGGCATGCTTTGCGGTATTGCCGTCCAGACGCTCATCTTGCTCATTGTGGTCTGGAGAACGGATTGGAAAGCAGAG GCCGCCCAAGCTGCAAGCCGTGTGCAGAAGTGGGGCGGCAAAGCCACTGATCAGCTCAACAAGCCTCTCCTGGAATGA
- the LOC117860991 gene encoding AT-hook motif nuclear-localized protein 20 — protein MAPPSSKDGDATEQPTSGDDLENGTGEPKEGAVVTGNRRPRGRPPGSKNKPKPPIFVTRDSPNALRSHVMEVAGGADVAESIAHFARRRQRGVCVLSGAGTVTDVALRQPAAPGAVVALRGRFEILSLTGTFLPGPAPPGSTGLTVYLAGGQGQVVGGSVVGTLTAAGPVMVIASTFANATYERLPLDEAEEESAGQAAQLPPGPGGGPPLMGGMADPSAMPMFGGVPPNLMPGGGGASGAGLQLGHDGLAWAHARPPPY, from the coding sequence ATGGCGCCTCCTTCTTCCAAGGACGGCGACGCCACCGAGCAGCCTACGAGCGGCGACGACCTCGAGAACGGCACCGGTGAGCCCAAGGAAGGCGCCGTGGTGACCGGCAACCGGCGCCCCcgcgggcggccgccggggTCCAAGAacaagccgaagccgcccatcTTCGTGACGCGGGACAGCCCCAACGCGCTGCGCAGCCATGtgatggaggtggccggcggcgccgacgtgGCGGAGTCGATCGCCCACTTCGCGCGCCGCAGGCAGCGCGGCGTGTGCGTGCTGAGCGGCGCCGGCACGGTGACCGACGTCGCCCTCCGGCAgcccgccgcgcccggcgccgtgGTGGCGCTCCGCGGGCGCTTCGAGATCCTGTCCCTGACCGGGACGTTCCTGCCgggcccggcgccgcccggGTCCACGGGGCTGACCGTGTACCTCGCCGGCGGGCAGGGGCAGGTGGTGGGCGGCAGCGTGGTGGGCACGCtcacggcggcggggccggtcATGGTGATCGCGTCCACGTTCGCCAACGCCACCTACGAGAGGCTGCCGCTGgacgaggccgaggaggagtccgccgggcaggcggcgcagctgccccccggccccggcggAGGGCCGCCGCTGATGGGAGGGATGGCCGATCCGTCGGCGATGCCAATGTTCGGCGGCGTGCCGCCAAACCTGAtgccggggggcggcggcgcctccggtGCGGGGCTGCAGCTCGGGCACGATGGGCTTGCATGGGCTCATGCACGGCCCCCGCCCTACTAG
- the LOC117862151 gene encoding bet1-like SNARE 1-1 translates to MNSRRDFRNHRTALFDGIEEGGIRAPAYSSREIHEHENDQAMDSLHDRVSILKRLTGDIHEEVENHNRMLDRMGSDMDASRGFLSGTVDKFKMVFETKSSRRMATMVASFIAVFLLVYYLTK, encoded by the exons ATGAACTCGAGGAG GGACTTCCGCAATCACAGAACTGCTTTATTTGATGGCATTGAAGAAGGTGGGATAAGAGCTCCAGCTTACTCTTCTCGTGAAATTCATGAGCATGAGAATGACCAAGCTATGGACAGTTTGCACGATAGGGTCAGCATTCTCAAAAGA TTGACTGGTGATATTCACGAAGAAGTGGAGAATCATAACCGAATGCTGGACAGAATG GGTAGTGACATGGATGCTTCGAGAGGATTTCTTTCTGGAACAGTGGACAAGTTCAAGATG GTCTTCGAGACGAAATCAAGCCGCAGGATGGCTACCATGGTGGCATCCTTCATTGCTGTCTTCTTGCTCGTATACTACCTTACCAAGTAG
- the LOC117862150 gene encoding LOB domain-containing protein CRL1: MTGLGSPCGACKFLRRKCVKGCVFAPYFCHEQGAAHFAAIHKVFGASNASKLLMHLPISDRCEAAVTMSYEAQARLQDPIYGCVAHIFSLQQQVVSLQAELESFKAQTTQGYGDGSLTSNPQKEKREILTPSMQDGQLFFHPTMASNSSVKSESQLFSTNDCFTSVSTQYSEGYEPDLCMPDYNSNPSCNMQGSGYHDMDDLQSVAFSYLNEA, encoded by the exons ATGACAGGCCTTGGCTCACCATGTGGAGCATGCAAGTTCCTACGCAGGAAGTGTGTGAAGGGGTGTGTCTTTGCCCCATACTTCTGTCATGAGCAAGGGGCTGCGCACTTTGCCGCTATCCATAAGGTCTTTGGGGCTAGCAATGCCTCAAAGCTCCTAATGCATCTCCCGATAAGTGACCGTTGCGAGGCTGCAGTTACTATGTCATATGAGGCGCAGGCCAGGCTTCAAGATCCAATATATGGCTGTGTTGCTCACATCTTTTCTCTGCAACAACAG GTGGTCAGTCTGCAAGCAGAACTAGAGTCATTCAAAGCTCAGACAACACAAGGGTACGGAGATGGATCCTTAACATCAAACCCTCAAAAAGAGAAGCGCGAAATATTAACACCTTCTATGCAAGATGGGCAGCTCTTTTTCCACCCAACAATGGCAAGCAATTCTTCAGTAAAGAGTGAAAGTCAGCTATTCTCTACAAATGACTGCTTCACTTCTGTGTCAACTCAATATTCTGAAGGTTATGAGCCAGATTTATGCATGCCCGACTACAACAGCAATCCTTCTTGCAACATGCAAGGGAGTGGGTACCATGACATGGACGACCTTCAGTCTGTAGCCTTTTCCTATCTCAACGAAGCATGA